CGGATCGCTTTGGCGCTCGCGCCTCGCGATGACCTCACTCCCCGATCACATGCAGCACGATCTCGCGCCGGTGCGGTTCCCGGCGATGTTCAAAGAGATAAATGCCCTGCCAGGTGCCGAGCAGCAATTCGCCGTCACGCATGGGAATTGAAAGCTGCGTCTGCGTCAGCGCGGCGCGAATATGCGCCGGCATGTCGTCTGGTCCTTCGGACTCATGCACGTAAAGCCCGCGGCCCTCCGGCACGATCTTGGCGAAGAAGGTCTGCAAATCCTTGCACACATCAGGATCGGCATTTTCCTGAATCAGAAGCGATGCGGACGTGTGCCGGCAATAGACGGTCAGCAGTCCTTCATTGATATCGACATGGACGAGCCGTTCTTTGATCGCGGCGGTGATCTCGACAAGACCCTGACCGTGCGTCTCGACGACAAGGCGGTGCAGCGACTGCCGCATATAAAGCTTTCCCGGTTCTGATGAGGCGCGAGGATTCTTTTTTGACGCGTTTCTTCACGCGAACCGGTCCCCACTTCGCCGGAAAACGCTTTCGTTATTCGTCTTCGCCGAACCTGTTGCCGATCAAGGTGGCCAGAGCATTAAGCACTTCCTCGGCCTCCTGCCCCTTCGCAGTGACGACGATGGATGAGCCAATGCCGGCGCCAAGCGTCAGAATGCCCATGATCGATGTGCCGCCCACCGTCTCACCGGCGCGGCTCACCGTGACTTCGGCGACGAATTGCTCGACGCATTGAACGAATTTTGCCGTGGCGCGCGCGTGCAAGCCCTTGCGATTGATGATCTCGATTTCGCGCACGAGCGTGCCGTCATCGGCGGCGGGGACAGGTTGCGATGTATCGGTCATTTTCCGCCGAGCACCCGACTTGCGACGTAGATATATTTGCGGCCGGCGTCCTGCGCCTGCAACACGGCTTGTTCCAGGCTCGTCGTATCGCGGATCGAAGCGAGCTTGATCAGCATCGGCAGATTGATCCCGGCGACAACTTCCACCTGGCCGC
This Methylovirgula sp. DNA region includes the following protein-coding sequences:
- a CDS encoding secondary thiamine-phosphate synthase enzyme YjbQ yields the protein MRQSLHRLVVETHGQGLVEITAAIKERLVHVDINEGLLTVYCRHTSASLLIQENADPDVCKDLQTFFAKIVPEGRGLYVHESEGPDDMPAHIRAALTQTQLSIPMRDGELLLGTWQGIYLFEHRREPHRREIVLHVIGE
- a CDS encoding HPr family phosphocarrier protein, with the translated sequence MTDTSQPVPAADDGTLVREIEIINRKGLHARATAKFVQCVEQFVAEVTVSRAGETVGGTSIMGILTLGAGIGSSIVVTAKGQEAEEVLNALATLIGNRFGEDE